The following coding sequences lie in one Aspergillus puulaauensis MK2 DNA, chromosome 3, nearly complete sequence genomic window:
- a CDS encoding uncharacterized protein (COG:S;~EggNog:ENOG410PR0V;~InterPro:IPR014710,IPR011051): MVEIYSIGSRNECERLVKDWGFRHVFTWADGSNAYYPPHTHGGLTTHLIRRGTFTITYPDDNAKLHNGEVKKETFGTGARIDVPAGKRHEVWIGDEGCEYVIGE, from the exons ATGGTAGAGATATATTCCATCGGCTCTCGCAACGAGTGCGAACGCCTCGTCAAGGACTGGGGGTTTCGGCATGTTTTCACCTGGGCAGATGGGAG CAATGCATATTACCCTCCTCATACGCATGGCGGCCTAACAACTCATCTCATCCGCCGGGGTACCTTCACAATTACTTATCCTGACGATAACGCTAAGCTGCACAATGGAGAGGTCAAGAAGGAGACCTTTGGAACAGGGGCGAGGATAGATGTGCCGGCTGGCAAGCGACACGAGGTTTGGATCGGGGATGAGGGGTGTGAGTATGTCATTGGTGAATAA
- a CDS encoding MFS transporter (COG:G;~EggNog:ENOG410Q29Z;~InterPro:IPR011701,IPR036259;~PFAM:PF07690;~TransMembrane:12 (i43-61o110-126i138-158o164-189i201-223o229-249i303-328o340-360i376-394o400-422i434-457o469-489i);~go_function: GO:0022857 - transmembrane transporter activity [Evidence IEA];~go_process: GO:0055085 - transmembrane transport [Evidence IEA]), translating into MATHEMSEVPFLLERHTGSFDQGSPEPQDDPERGISDSMRRRLVITLIVILLAFEIGGQLIPGPMVRVIESISCDRYWRVHGLSGHIPEHLCNIPTVQTEVATVKGYSDLLEGLLSTICAIPYGLMADRYGRRQAIRLTVPGFLLNAMITNSALWFSNTFPLKGIWLASFSWIIGGGPAVALVVIWTMLADLTTDSKRAMLFFRVGLASQIAGFISSATSSGLMALNPWIPLLVGCATVTAGLGCALSLPETMNLAVKSQNATVYRDQGVESEPVKSPPRYARLLRKVERVIHPYRFIFSSRLLLLLLSFAVFQVAHGSAAFLTQYISTRFNWTLARAQLLSSLHAATTIPVFVFLLPYLSTKVLNRLPLAWRDLYIARFSIISLTVGSLGVGISPYISVLIPSLCLHALGAGFALAMRSLATALVNREETARLYAAIEILQSMGTVLGSLCFTNAFKSALLMSGIGAGLVWILSSLLFAFVGVTLLILRV; encoded by the exons ATGGCGACACACGAGATGTCCGAAGTTCCATTCCTCTTAGAGAGGCACACCGGCTCGTTTGATCAGGGCTCACCGGAGCCCCAAGACGACCCAGAGCGGGGAATATCAGACTCAATGCGCCGTCGTCTTGTCATCACATTGATTGTGATCCTGCTGGCATTCGAAATAGGCGGCCAACTGATTCCGGGGCCCATGGTGCGCGTGATCGAGAGCATCTCCTGCGATCGCTACTGGCGAGTACATGGCCTCAGCGGCCATATACCAGAGCACCTGTGCAACATCCCAACAGTCCAGACGGAGGTCGCAACAGTGAAAGGGTATTCTGATTTGCTCGAGGGCCTGCTGT CCACCATCTGTGCCATCCCGTATGGGCTGATGGCAGACCGATATGGCCGAAGACAAGCAATCCGCCTCACTGTTCCTGGATTCCTGCTCAATGCAATGATCACGAATTCGGCCCTGTGGTTCTCGAACACATTCCCGCTCAAGGGTATCTGGCTCGCCTCGTTCAGCTGGATCATAGGCGGCGGACCGGCGGTAGCACTAGTCGTCATCTGGACAATGCTGGCGGATCTCACGACAGACTCCAAGCGTGCAATGTTGTTTTTCCGTGTTGGACTTGCGAGTCAGATCGCTGGCTTCATTTCCAGCGCGACGAGCTCGGGACTCATGGCACTCAACCCTTGGATCCCGCTGCTGGTCGGGTGTGCGACTGTCACGGCTGGTTTAGGCTGTGCTCTCTCGCTGCCAGAGACGATGAATCTGGCCGTGAAGTCTCAGAATGCAACTGTTTACAGGGACCAGGGAGTCGAGTCTGAGCCGGTCAAGTCGCCTCCAAGATATGCTCGTCTTCTGAGGAAGGTTGAACGCGTCATCCATCCATAtcgcttcatcttcagctctcgtctgctgctgcttctgctctCTTTCGCTGTATTTCAAGTTGCACACGGCTCAGCTGCATTCTTGACACAGTACATCTCTACGCGCTTCAACTGGACACTTGCGCGTGCCCAATTGCTATCTTCCCTCCATGCGGCGACTACCATTCCGGTCTTTGTCTTCCTGCTGCCGTATCTCTCGACGAAGGTCTTGAATCGTCTGCCTCTAGCATGGAGGGACCTCTACATAGCCCGTTTCAGTATCATCTCTCTCACAGTTGGATCACTCGGTGTCGGAATATCACCGTACATATCCGTATTGATCCCAAGTTTGTGCCTCCATGCTTTGGGTGCAGGGTTTGCATTAGCCATGCGATCTCTCGCAACGGCCTTGGTCAACCGTGAAGAAACTGCAAGACTGTATGCGGCAATTGAGATATTGCAGTCAATGGGCACTGTCCTGGGCAGCTTATGTTTCACGAATGCGTTCAAGTCAGCGCTGCTCATGAGCGGGATCGGGGCTGGGCTGGTGTGGATATTGAGTAGTCTTCTGTTTGCTTTTGTGGGTGTTACGCTTTTGATTCTGAGAGTTTAG
- a CDS encoding TauD/TfdA dioxygenase family protein (COG:I;~EggNog:ENOG410PHDX;~InterPro:IPR042098,IPR003819;~PFAM:PF02668;~go_function: GO:0016491 - oxidoreductase activity [Evidence IEA];~go_process: GO:0055114 - oxidation-reduction process [Evidence IEA]): MAPSLAEPVNSLRAPPKSLLKTNGGHNKENLIGYGETYKHADEIKGTTKYSAASFPNYLPVWDNETERYPPLQPFEHYDHGRDADSTFPDLFPKDGDFHLDELTPSIGSEVSGIQLSQLTKEGKDQLALFVAQRKVVAFRDQDFAHLPIDKALEFGGYFGRHHIHQASGAPKGYPEVHIVHRGAEDTSGADFLAGHTNSITWHSDVTFEEQPPGTTFLYLLDGPSTGGDTLFADMASAYRRLSPEFQKRLHGLKAVHSGVEQVNNSLNKGGIARRDPITTEHPIVRTHPATGEKALYVNPQFTRHIVGYKKEESDFLLKFLYDHIAVSQDIQTRVRWRAGTVVVWDNRVACHSALFDWADGQRRHLARITPQAERPYETPFEA; encoded by the exons ATGGCACCATCTCTTGCTGAGCCCGTTAACAGCCTTCGCGCACCACCCAAGTCGCTTCTTAAGACAAATGGGGGTCACAACAAGGAGAATCTGATTGGATACGGGGAGACCTACAAGCATGCGGACGAGATAAAGGGTACCACCAAATACTCGGCTGCATCATTCCCTAACTACCTACCCGTTTGGGACAATGAAACCGAAAG ATATCCACCACTACAACCCTTTGAGCACTATGACCACGGAAGGGACGCCGACTCAACTTTCCCGGATCTATTCCCCAAGGATGGAGACTTCCACCTGGACGAGCTCACCCCCAGCATCGGCTCCGAAGTTAGCGGTATCCAGCTAAGCCAATTGACAAAGGAGGGCAAGGACCAGCTCGCATTGTTCGTTGCCCAGAGAAAGGTCGTTGCATTCCGCGATCAGGACTTTGCGCACCTCCCCATCGACAAGGCCCTCGAGTTCGGTGGCTACTTCGGCCGCCATCATATCCACCAAGCCTCCGGTGCCCCAAAGGGCTACCCCGAGGTTCACATCGTGCACCGTGGAGCAGAGGACACCAGCGGCGCCGACTTCCTCGCTGGCCACACCAACTCTATCACCTGGCACTCAGATGTGACCTTTGAGGAGCAACCCCCCGGCACAACCTTCCTTTACCTCCTCGATGGCCCTTCGACCGGCGGAGACACCCTCTTCGCAGACATGGCTTCAGCCTACAGGCGTCTCTCCCCCGAGTTCCAAAAACGCCTCCACGGTCTCAAGGCTGTGCACTCCGGTGTCGAGCAAGTCAACAACAGCCTGAACAAGGGCGGCATTGCCCGTCGTGACCCTATCACAACAGAGCACCCCATTGTTCGAACTCACCCGGCAACGGGCGAGAAGGCCCTCTACGTGAACCCTCAAT TCACTCGACACATCGTCGGCtacaagaaggaagaatCCGACTTCCTTCTCAAGTTCCTCTACGACCACATCGCCGTATCCCAGGACATCCAGACCCGTGTCAGATGGCGCGCCGGCACAGTTGTCGTTTGGGAT AACCGAGTTGCCTGCCACAGTGCCCTATTTGACTGGGCCGACGGGCAGAGACGCCATTTGGCCAGAATCACACCTCAGGCTGAGCGGCCATATGAGACTCCGTTTGAGGCTTAG
- a CDS encoding questin oxidase family protein (COG:S;~EggNog:ENOG410PHW6;~InterPro:IPR025337;~PFAM:PF14027;~go_function: GO:0016491 - oxidoreductase activity [Evidence IEA]) has product MLTSAFLRNLLPWGERVVFTIPPVEAVEIDTAHEKAARALKHLLKLNHANNAILWNERRFHNHAPHSLSSYFLLGADAENLNRLYECELKPLDGWADSPGEISTYDWRDYLGKREYQRAYVDFFEDELVRHGYDWKKVVANYLFEGKEPLFNALACDLGHPLIHLAYAFEVSSREVAMEALSLASVCYSPTHKYLDDPSYSQAEASYYSHSPIEILTKVRTDKRLTNLFTTPGDHNTEVVFREAEATILNHWNAWKIPTGSDAMKCLRESQELAVALLTATLNPATPDQKYDFFFVHVLTSSYAVRVLLPLIPAKFQIPLVRQWWLLTLAVYIGQLRPEIRLDTIRKQDITNKSWDYVKDKALHGEHSTETHYIKALRVFRDMARTWGDPDGYYLKAAVKFADGFTGWGGFV; this is encoded by the exons ATGCTCACGTCCGCCTTTTTGAGAAACCTGCTGCCCTGGGGCGAGCGGGTCGTCTTCACTATACCCCCTGTTGAAGCAGTTGAAATCGACACAGCGCACGAAAAGGCCGCGCGAGCCCTAAAGCACCTGCTTAAGCTCAACCACGCCAACAATGCGATCCTCTGGAACGAGCGCAGATTCCATAACCATGCCCCGCACTCGCTGTCCTCGTACTTCCTGTTGGGTGCTGATGCGGAGAATTTGAATCGCCTGTATGAGTGTGAGCTGAAGCCGCTCGATGGGTGGGCCGACTCGCCGGGGGAGATCAGTACGTACGATTGGAGGGATTATTTGGGCAAGAGGGA ATACCAACGAGCGTATGTCGACTTCTTCGAAGACGAGCTTGTCCGCCATGGCTACGACTGGAAAAAGGTGGTCGCCAACTATTTATTCGAAGGAAAGGAGCCTCTCTTCAACGCCTTAGCCTGTGACC TCGGCCACCCCCTCATCCACCTCGCCTACGCCTTCGAAGTGTCTAGCCGCGAAGTCGCAATGGaggccctctccctcgcaTCAGTCTGCTACAGCCCAACCCACAAATACCTTGACGACCCATCCTATTCCCAAGCCGAAGCCTCCTACTATTCACATTCCCCCATCGAAATCCTGACCAAAGTACGCACGGACAAACGTCTAACAAACCTCTTCACAACACCCGGCGACCACAATACAGAAGTCGTCTTccgcgaagccgaagcaaCAATCCTCAATCACTGGAACGCATGGAAAATCCCCACAGGAAGCGACGCAATGAAATGCCTCCGAGAAAGCCAAGAACTCGCCGTCGCTCTATTAACAGCAACCCTAAACCCCGCCACCCCAGACCAGAAATAcgacttcttcttcgtccacgTCCTCACATCCAGCTATGCCGTTCGCGTTCTCCTCCCGCTAATACCCGCGAAATTCCAAATCCCACTCGTGCGCCAGTGGTGGCTCCTGACCCTGGCTGTATACATCGGCCAGCTAAGACCGGAAATCCGCCTCGACACTATCCGGAAACAGGATATCACCAACAAGAGCTGGGATTATGTTAAGGATAAAGCGCTCCACGGCGAACATTCCACGGAGACGCATTATATCAAGGCTCTCCGTGTCTTCAGGGATATGGCAAGGACGTGGGGCGACCCCGATGGGTACTATTTGAAGGCTGCTGTTAAGTTTGCGGATGGGTTTACAGGATGGGGTGGGTTTGTATAA
- a CDS encoding putative transporter (COG:G;~EggNog:ENOG410Q18W;~InterPro:IPR020846,IPR011701,IPR036259;~PFAM:PF07690;~TransMembrane:10 (i101-118o172-190i202-222o234-255i267-286o347-369i381-402o408-430i437-459o506-525i);~go_function: GO:0022857 - transmembrane transporter activity [Evidence IEA];~go_process: GO:0055085 - transmembrane transport [Evidence IEA]), producing the protein MASSNDKMAIDDATVVNEISTTAAPVDDETKKGPDAIIDSDVSSNLEGKDRRRFKEFSESAFEQTEDPRFYKPIPEYEGIHRWDPDFDWTEEEEKRLIRKVDWRVCTFACITFFALQLDRGNVVQATSDTMLTDLGMDTNDYNTGQTIFYCAFLFAELPSQLISKKLGPDRWIPIQMFSWSLIAACQAFLENRTGYYICRALLGLFEGGFIPDTILFLSFWYKSKELPIRLSFFWVSYQGTAIIGAFLAFGFLHIRRDDGSGGWRYLFAYEGLITGVIAIIAAFWMPPSPTQTKGILRGKDGWFSEHEEKILVNRVIRDDPSKGTMHNRQAVTPKMLWKALWDYDMWPIYLLGLTWMIPNTPATSYISIQLKSLGFSTFQTNLLTIPAYVVFIINLLLWTWISERFDVRFLLGIVTEVWCLVPLIALAVLPDNSSPWALWILNVLLIGAPYVHAVVVAMTSRNAGSVSTRTVASALYNMFVQVSNIIGNNIYREQDKPHYRVGNRVLIALAAWSLVLFIGAKYYYVWRNKKRAEIWDRMSSEERTAYLAANGDKGNKRLDFRFTY; encoded by the exons ATGGCGAGCTCGAACGACAAGATGGCTATAGATGATGCCACCGTCGTCAATGAGATCAGTACTACTGCTGCCCCTGTCGATGACGAGACGAAAAAAGGTCCAGATGCTATCATCGACTCAGATGTTTCTTCGAATCTCGAAGGCAAGGATCGCAGGCGCTTCAAGGAATTCAGCGAGTCCGCATTTGAGCAGACGGAGGACCCAAGATTCTATAAACCAATACCGGAATACGAGGGCATACACCGTTGGGACCCCGACTTCGACTGgacagaggaagaagagaagcggCTCATCAGAAAG GTTGATTGGAGAGTATGCACCTTTGCGTGCATTACGTTTTTTGCGCTACAGCTGGACCGTGGCAATGTGGTTCAAGCTACATCTGATACCATGCTCACGGACCTTGGCATGGATACCAACGATTATAATACCGGGCAAACAATCTTTTACTGCGCATTCCTTTTCGCGGAGCTCCCATCCCAGCTGATATCCAAGAAGCTTGGACCGGACCGATGGATTCCCATTCAGATGTTTTCTTGGAGCTTGATTGCTGCTTGCCAAGCTTTTCTTGAAAATAGGACCGGATACTACATCTGCAGAGCACTTTTGGGATTGTTTGAGGGTGGTTT CATTCCCGATACGATCCTATTTCTTTCGTTTTGGTACAAGTCGAAGGAACTACCAATCCGACTCAGCTTTTTCTGGGTCTCCTACCAAGGAACCGCAATCATCGGCGCCTTCCTCGCGTTTGGGTTCCTCCATATTAGACGGGATGATGGATCCGGAGGGTGGAGATACCTCTTTGCTTACGAAGGTCTGATTACTGGAGTtattgccatcatcgccgcatTCTGGATgcctccttcgccaaccCAGACAAAGGGAATTCTCCGGGGTAAGGATGGATGGTTTAGTGAGCATGAGGAGAAGATCTTAGTCAATCGAGTCATCCGAGACGACCCTAGTAAGGGAACGATGCACAACCGTCAAGCAGTCACTCCCAAGATGCTCTGGAAAGCTCTTTGGGACTACGATATGTGGCCCATCTACTTGCTGGGTTTGACCTGGATGATCCCTAATACCCCGGCAACGAGTTATATCTCTATTCAGCTGAAATCATTGGGATTCTCCACGTTCCAAACCAATTTGTTGACCATCCCGGCTTACGTGGTTTTCATcatcaatcttcttctttggaCATGGATTTCTGAGCGCTTTGATGTCCGCTTCCTGCTCGGAATTGTGACTGAAGTCTGGTGCCTGGTGCCACTGATCGCACTCGCTGTCCTTCCAGACAACAGTAGTCCATGGGCATTATGGATTCTGAACGTGCTCCTAATTGGTGCTCCTTATGTGCATGCTGTTGTTGTAGCCATGACCTCCCGAAATGCGGGCTCCGTGTCGACAAGAACTGTTGCTAGTGCGTTGTACAACATGTTTGTTCAGGTATCCAACATTATCGGTAACAAC atatatcgAGAACAAGATAAGCCGCACTACCGCGTTGGAAATCGTGTTCTTATAGCATTGGCAGCTTGGAGCTTGGTACTCTTCATCGGAGCCAAGTACTACTACGTGTGGCGCAACAA GAAGAGGGCAGAAATATGGGATAGAATGTCGAGTGAGGAAAGGACAGCATACCTGGCTGCTAATGGCGACAAAGGAAACAAACG ACTCGATTTTAGATTTACTTACTAA
- a CDS encoding HECT-type E3 ubiquitin transferase (COG:S;~EggNog:ENOG410PQ4F;~InterPro:IPR019193;~PFAM:PF09814), giving the protein MSPENEAGPLSLHAEYLPNIRQVSVQISAPAGSHPEIALSESRRAVSASLTLPEPVGYVSETIKLPVRVTEGSRRLLSSTNANAARNGHGNGAGQDTGLGREFSYRMQVDDDAELRQRSAVDEPMDSFVPWSAGDMAPSTKLRCRRCERIIIDMPTATTASPSSENSTVQPSGWVWKDLPSGNWAEMMDFWHCHKPDPHEDDADAHKHLTEDENSKVKGYGASNQVLATPGTVLVDVATFLVSEIDCKGLKKVTQERNDGFLLPPDEELLCDGCDVLVGVQDTIAKGWRLFKTSLDAELPSTGESGSIHWESHPTELVVAAQLLELIERESARRFIIHRGKKDCILLWVFNPDMRYSKSSTEYSIASQRAMKIFFQTKDNAEALLHPEPGKTSSLSLEELRLPVSTYDSLLAALEASNRMLPQSARTFQEHWKVGILHRFERLKRA; this is encoded by the exons ATGAGTCCAGAAAACGAAGCAGGTCCACTCAGCCTGCATGCCGAATACCTGCCTAATATCCGCCAAGTCAGCGTCCAGATTTCTGCGCCCGCCGGCTCGCATCCTGAGATCGCGCTGTCCGAGTCGCGTCGCGCGGTGTCGGCGTCGCTTACCCTGCCTGAACCGGTTGGTTATGTTTCGGAGACCATTAAGTTGCCGGTGAGGGTTACGGAGGGGTCGAGGCGTCTTTTGAGCAGTACCAATGCGAATGCAGCGCGGAATGGACATGGAAATGGTGCTGGGCAGGATACAGGTCTCGGGAGAGAATTCTCGTACCGGATGCAggttgacgatgatgctgaATTGAGGCAGCGGAGTGCGGTGGATGAGCCTATGGATAGTTTTGTTCCGTGGTCTGCGGGCGATATGGCGCCATCTACTAAATTACGATGCAGACGCTGCGAGAGGATTATTATTGACATGCCAACTGCAACAACCGCGTCTCCATCTAGTGAGAACAGTACGGTGCAGCCTTCGGGATGGGTGTGGAAGGATCTGCCCAGCGGGAACTGGGCTGAGATGATGGATTTCTGGCATTGCCATAAGCCGGATCCGCATGAGGACGACGCCGATGCCCATAAACATTTGACTGAGGATGAAAATTCCAAGGTCAAAGGTTATGGTGCCTCCAACCAGGTTTTGGCAACGCCAGGAACTGTGCTTGTGGACGTGGCCACCTTTCTTGTCTCCGAGATAGACTGTAAGGGCCTAAAAAAG GTCACACAAGAACGCAACGATGGATTCCTCTTGCCGCCTGATGAAGAGCTTTTATGTGACGGATGTGATGTACTGGTTGGTGTACAAGACACCATAGCTAAGGGGTGGAGACTGTTTAAAACGAGCCTTGATGCGGAGCTTCCATCGACTGGAGAATCTGGGAGTATACATTGGGAAAGCCACCCGACAGAGCTCGTGGTCGCTGCTCAGCTGCTGGAGCTCATCGAACGCGAGAGCGCTCGAAGATTCATCATCCACCGTGGAAAGAAAGATTGTATTTTG CTGTGGGTTTTCAACCCTGATATGCGGTATTCCAAATCAAGCACGGAATATAGCATTGCTTCGCAGCGGGCTATGAAGATATTCTTCCAAACCAAGGATAATGCCGAGGCGTTGCTTCATCCTGAGCCTGGGAAGACATCCTCTCTGTCGTTGGAAGAACTCAGGCTTCCCGTGAGCACCTATGACTCTCTCTTAGCTGCGCTGGAGGCAAGCAACAGAATGCTTCCACAGTCAGCAAGAACCTTCCAGGAACACTGGAAAGTGGGGATTTTGCACCGCTTTGAGAGACTGAAACGGGCTTGA
- a CDS encoding isoflavone reductase family protein (COG:S;~EggNog:ENOG410PK8D;~InterPro:IPR036291,IPR008030;~PFAM:PF13460,PF05368) — MSSPTPTKVTIIGAGGHLGRHILTSLIAGPNFQVSIVTRQHSANCNSVNFPPHIPIHRIPSDTYDETESQLISILTGQDIVISAIATRAVGQQKTIIDAAIKAGVKLFIPSEFGHDTRNQRAAELLPEFLCQTKRDIVQYLQSKEDAGLKWTAFVTGPIFEMAIFHYLGFDVGTKNASILNDGTHRWSATTFSTVALAVKNALLIPETANRYLFIESFNVSQKDILAVLEGLTKKLWNAIFQDAEEEKRLALEKLSKRDYGAIPMLMRYVTCTEGYGGDYMRYEEGANKLLSLPEESLADVLAIMVGE; from the exons ATGTCCTCACCAACCCCCACAAAAGTCaccatcatcggcgccggcggCCATCTCGGACGCCATATACTAACATCCCTCATCGCTGGCCCTAACTTCCAAGTCTCAATCGTAACACGCCAACACTCGGCAAATTGCAATAGTGTTAACTTCCCACCTCATATCCCAATCCACCGCATCCCCAGCGACACCTACGATGAAACCGAGTCCCAACTCATCTCGATCCTAACCGGGCAGGATATAGTCATCAGCGCAATAGCCACGCGAGCTGTAGGCCAGCAAAAGACCATCATCGACGCAGCAATCAAAGCCGGTGTGAAGCTCTTTATCCCATCGGAGTTCGGGCACGATACCCGGAACCAGCGCGCTGCGGAGTTACTGCCTGAGTTCCTTTGCCAGACGAAGAGGGATATAGTGCAGTATTTGCagagcaaggaggatgcAGGGCTGAAATGGACGGCGTTTGTGACGGGGCCGATTTTTGAAAT GGCTATTTTCCACTATCTGGGCTTCGACGTCGGTACAAAGAACGCCTCGATTCTTAACGATGGAACGCACCGCTGGTCTGCGACAACTTTTAGCACCGTGGCTCTCGCAGTCAAGAACGCGCTGCTCATTCCCGAAACCGCGAACAGGTACCTGTTTATTGAATCGTTCAATGTCTCGCAAAAAGACATCCTTGCTGTTCTTGAGGGTCTCACTAAAAAGCTATGGAATGCGATCTTTcaggatgcggaggaggaaaagcggctggcgctggagaagctctccaaGAGGGACTACGGTGCCATTCCGATGCTGATGCGGTACGTAACCTGTACTGAAGGGTATGGAGGGGATTATATGAGATATGAAGAGGGGGCAAATAAACTGTTGTCACTGCCTGAGGAGAGTCTAGCGGATGTTCTGGCTATAATGGTGGGAGAGTAG